The sequence AATCGCCCGCCAGCTGCGGCAGCTTTCGGAGTGCGGCGTGGAGGAGGCCGTGATAACGACGGGGCCGTTCGCCGCGGCGCTCGAGGGATACTGCCGCGCGCTCGGCCTGCCGCTGCGCCTGACCTTTGTGCATAATCCGCGCTGGGCGGAGACGAACTACATATATTCCATCTACTGCGCGCGGGAGCGGCTGCGCGGCGAAGGCATACTGCTGATGCACGGCGACCTCGTCTTCGAGGAGAGCGTGCTCGAAGAAGCGCTCGCCGCCAAGACGAGCGTGATGGCCGTCTCATCCGCGCTGCCGCCGCCGCAGAAGGACTTCAAAGCCGTCATAAGAGAGGGGCGCGTCGCCAGGGTCGGAGTGGACTTATTCGACGGAGCCGTGACGGCGCAGCCGCTCTACAAGCTGCTGGAAGATGACTGGAAGACGTGGCTCGGGGGCATCGCCGAATTCTGCGAAGCCGGACGGACGGATTGTTACGCGGAAGAGGCGCTCAACGAGGCAGCCGACCGCTGCCGCATCATGCCGCTCGACTTCGGCGGCGCGCTCTGCGCGGAGATCGACACGCCTCAGGACCTCGCCGCGGTTTCGGCGCGCCTCAAAGAAATAGAGGAGCGCCTCGTCTACATGTGCTTCTCGACGGACGTGGTACACAGCGGCCACATCGCGATCATGCGCCGCGCGCGCCGGCTCGGCCGCCTCGTCGTCGGCGTGCTCTCCGACGAAGCGGTGGCGAGCTACAAGCGCTTTCCGCTCGTGCCCTTCGAGGAGCGGCGGGCTCTATTCGAGAACATCGCCGGCGTGAGCCGCGTCGTCGAGCAGAAAAGCCTCAGCTACGCCGACATACTGCGAGAGCTCAGGCCGGCCGTCGTCGTACACGGCGACGATTGGCGCGAGGGCGCGCAGCGGCCCATACGCGCCGAGGTGCTCGCGATACTCGCAGAGCAGGGCGGAAAGCTCGTAGAATTTCCCTACACTAAAGACGCGAAGCTCAATCAGATCGAAGCGCGCTTCCGCGAAAAGCTCTCGCTGCCCGACGTGCGCCGCGCGCGGCTGCGGCGTCTTCTCTCCCTCAAACCGCTGGTCACCGCGATAGAGGCGCACAACGGCATCACCGGCCTCATCGCCGAAAAGACCGTCGTCTGTCAGGAGGGACGGGCGCGCCAGTTCGACGCGATGTGGCTTTCGTCGCTCTGCGACTCCACCGCGAAGGGCAAGCCGGATATCGAGCTCGTCGATATGTCCTCGCGCCTGCGCACCGCCGACGAGATAATGGAGGTCACGACGAAGCCGATGATCCTCGACGGAGACACCGGCGGCCTCGTCGAGCACTTTGTCTACAACGTGCGCACGCTTGAGCGCATGGGCGTCTCGGCGGTCATAATCGAGGACAAGACGGGGCTCAAGAAAAATTCGCTCTTCGGCGTCGAGGCAAAACAGACGCAGGATTCTCCTGAGAACTTTGCGGCCAAGATACGCGCCGGCAAAGAGGCGCAGAAGACGCGCGACTTCATGATAATAGCGCGCATCGAGAGCCTGATCTTAGAAAAGGGCGTAGGAGACGCTCTCTTGCGCGCGCGGGCCTATACGGGCGCCGGCGCCGACGGCATCATGATACACAGTAGGAAAAAGGATCCCACGGAGATATTCGCCTTCGTGGAAAAATTCCGCGCCTTTGATAAAAGCACGCCGATAGTCGTCGTTCCGACGTCTTTCAGCAGCGTGACGGAAGAGGAATTCGCGCGGCGCGGCATCAATATAGTCATCTACGCGAACCAGTTGACGCGCAGCGCCTTCCCCGCGATGCAGAAAGCCGCGCGCACGATACTTGAACGTCGCCGGGCGCTCGAGGCCGACGAGCTCTGTATGCCGATAAAAGACATACTGACGCTGATACCGGAGGAATAGCGATGACGCAGGAACTTATCACAGGCGCCGGCTCGCGCCGGCTCGCCGCAGCGGCGCTGGCGCGGCGCGGCGCTCGCAGGTGCTTCGCCGTAGCAAGCGACAGGGCGGCCAGCGGCTGGCTGGAACGATCGCTGCGCGGCGCGGGGCTGGACTTCGTTCGCTTTTCCGGATTTTCAGCAAACCCGCGATACGAAGATATAGTTGCGGCAACGCGCCTCTTCCGCAAAAGCGGCTGCGACTCCGTCATGGCAGTCGGCGGCGGCAGCGCCATCGACACGGCCAAATGCGTGAAACTTTTCTGCCGCATGGATGCGTCGCAAAATTACCTGGAACAGCCTTACGAAGACACGGGCGCGCCGCTGGCCGCCGTGCCCACTACGGCGGGCAGCGGCAGCGAGGCGACCAGCTTCGCGGTCATCTATGCGGGCGGCGAAAAGCGGTCCGTAGCGCACGACAGCCTACTGCCGGACATCGCTGCGCTAGACCCGCAGACGCTCGCCACGCTGCCGCTCTATCAGAAGAAATGCACGCTGCTCGACGCGCTCTGCCACGCCGTCGAAGCGTGGTGGTCCGTCAACTCGACGGAAGAAAGCGTCGAATATTCGCGCAGCGCCTTAAGCGGCATAACGAGCCACATGGACGACTACTTCGAGGGCGAGCCCGGTGCGGCCGAGGCGGTCATGTTCGCGGCGAACGCCGCGGGACGAGCGATAAACATCGCCAAGACGACGGCGGCTCATGCGATGTGCTACAAGCTGACGTCAAGCTTCGCCCTCCCCCACGGACACGCCGTCGCGTTATGTCTGCCGCGCGCGTGGCGCTATATTCTGGAACACCCCGAAAGGACGACGGACATTCGCGGAGCCGCGCACCTTGCCGAAGCGCTGCGCGGCATCGCCCTCTGCATCGGCGCGCGCAGCGCGGAGGAGGGACCGACGCGTTTCGAGGCGCTGCTTGACGAGCTATGCATCGCCGCGCCTTCCGGCGCTGAGTGGGACGTGTCGCGGCTCGCGGCTTTCGTCGACCCGGCCAGGCTGAAAAATTTCCCAGTGAGCATCGGCGAGAAAGAGCTCGCTGAGCTTTACCGGCAGATGACCGTGAGAGGAAAATAAGAATGAAGCTCGATTTTCTCGGCGCATACGACTTCTTCGCGGGCGTGCCCGATTCGCAGCTGAAACAGCTCTGCGGTCTGTTGATGGACAGATACGGCATCTCTCCGCGCCACATCGTCGCCGCCAACGAGGGCAACGCGGTCGCGCTCGCCGCCGGACATTACCTGGCTACCGGCAGAGTGCCGGTCGTCTACCTGCAAAACAGCGGCGTCGGCAACATAGTCAATCCGGTCCTCTCGCTGCTCAGCGACAGAGTATACGGCATCCCCTGCATCTTCTTCATCGGATGGCGCGGCGAACCCGGTGTTCGCGACGAGCCGCAGCACATGTTCCAGGGCGAAGTGACGCTGAATTTGCTCGCAGATATAGGCATCGAAGCCTTCGTGGTCGGCAGAGAAACGACGAAAGAAGAGATCGAAGGTCAGATGCGCCGTTTTGCGCCGCTGCTCGCTGATGGCAGGAGCGTAGCTTTCGTCGTCAGGAAGGACGCACTCGACTACGAAGCGCGCTGGAGCTGCGGCAACGCTTTCACGATGAAGCGCGAAGAGATCGTCCGCGCCGTCGTCGAGGCGGCCGAAGAGGGCGTCATCGTATCGACGACGGGCAAAACCTCGCGCGAACTCTTCGAGATAAGAGAGAAGCGCGGCGAGGGACACGGGCGCGACTTCCTCACGGTCGGCTCGATGGGACACAGTTCATCGATCGCGCTCGGCATCGCGCTGGCGAAGCCGCGAATGCGGGTCTGGTGCCTCGACGGCGACGGCGCCGCCCTCATGCATATGGGCGCGATGGCCGTCATCGGCGCGAATAGCCCGGCCAATCTCGTACACGTCGTTATAAACAACGCTTCGCACGAAAGCGTCGGCGGCATTCCTACCGTGGCGGGAAAAATCAATCTTCTTAAAGTGGCTGACGGCTGCGGCTACCCGTCGCGCTTTTCAGCAAGCAGCCGCGAAGAACTCGACGATGCTTTGAGCGAGGCACGCAATGCGCGCGAGCTTTGCTTCATCGAAGCCCGCGCAGCGATAGGAGCCAGGCCCGACCTCGGCCGCCCGACAACGACGCCGCAGGAGAACAGAAAAAAATTCATGGAGTACCTCTCAGGAAAAGACTGACGGGGCGGCACAGCTTCATCAGACGCTTAATACTTAATAATAGAATCCGGCGCCAAGCGCCTAACGGTTCGCGGAAAAATCGCGGAACTTTTTCTCCGGCTGAAATATTGATATGCGAATATGAGATAAACTTTCTAAAATTCGCTCCAATGACGAATTATCATGCTTTCTGCACGCTCAAATGTCGGCGCGCCAATGGACTATTGTATTTAAATGAATTATAATAATGATGGATAGAGGTAGAAAGTTAATCGTTAAAGCAGTCCCCTTTGTAAAGGAGGTTTTCGTAAATGATACACGGAAAATACGGGCGTGTGCTCGGCATGGTTCTTGCCGGAGGAAAGGGCGAACGCCTGATGCCTTTGACAAGGTACCGTGCAAAGCCGGCGGTGCCCTTCGCCGCAAAATACCGCATAATCGACTTCGCCCTCTCAAACATGGTCAACAGCGGGCTCTTTTCCATATACTGCCTTATTCAGTTCAAAAGCCAGTCCCTCCACGAACATATCGGCAAGGGCTGGCAGTTCGGCAGCGCTCTGCGCGGCCGCGATTTCTTCGTCAACGTGGTCCCCGCGCAGATGTGGGACGGCGAGCGCTGGTACGAAGGAACGGCGGACGCGGTATTCCAGAACATGCACCTGGTGACGCTCTTCAACGCGGATCGCGTCTGCGTCTTCGCGGCAGACCACGTATATAAGATGGACGTTGAACAGATGCTCGCCTATCACATGGACAACAAGGCCGACGTCACGGTCGCCGCTTACGTCGTCCCCTCCTCCGAAGCGAGCCAGTTCGGCTGCATAGCGACGGACGAGAGCGGACGCATAACCGATTTCGTCGAGAAGCCGGCGATCCCGCCGGAAATTCCCGGCCGTCCAGGCTTCAGCTTCGTCTCGATGGGCAATTACATCTTCGAGCGTGAAATACTTGGAGAATCGGTCCTCTCCGACAACGAACGCAAGGAGAGCACGCACGACTTCGGGCGCGACATATTGCCCAAGCTCTTCAGCGACTACAAGCTGATGGCCTACGACTTCTCCACGAACGTCCTGCCCGGCGGCGACAAGCCTTACTGGAAGGACGTCGGCAGCATAAAGGCGTACTGGGAGGCGCACATGGATCTGTTACTCCATCCTTCGGCGCTCTCGCTCTACAATCAGATGTGGCCTATAAGGACGGTATCTTATTCGGATCCGCCCTGCTTCACCTATCCCGCGAACGACCATTCTTGCTCCGTTGACGCCTGCATGTGCGCGGAAGCGAGCCGCGTGCTCGGCGCTTACGTGAGAAAGAGCGTGCTTTCGCGCAACTGCGTGATCAACTCCGGCTCCGTCGTGGAAGAGTCGATAATCGGGCAGAACGTGACGATAGGCTCCAACTGCCGCCTGCATCGCGTGATAGTCGACTCGCACAATATAATCCCGGATGGCACGTCTATCGGCTACGACCATGCGGCCGACGCCGAGCTCTATCACGTCGACCCGACGTCCGGTGTGGTAGTCGTCGGGATGCCGAGCATCGATCTGAGACAAAAGATGCAGATCCCCGGCTCATACGAGATATTCTCGACAGACGGCTCAGGGTTCTGAGAAAATTTTTTCAAAACGCTCCAAGCGCCACAGGCCCAGCGTAAAACGCCGGGCCTGTTTTGATTCCGCCTAATGCAGAGAAGGCGCGGAAAACCGCGCCTTCGTTGTGTTGCAATGATTATAACCGTATAGCCGAAAGCTGCGCCGTATGCGTCAGAACGTTTCCTGCGCGTTCCTGGCTATTATTTCCTCCTGCTGGTAGTTGTCCAGGTCTACGAAGTAGTCGCTGTATCCGGCGACGCGGACGAGGAGACCGCGGTAATCCTCCGGATGCGCCTGCGCGTCGCGCAGTGTCGCTTCGTCTACTACGTTGAACTGAATATGGTGCCCGCCGAGCTTGAAGTAGGAGCGGATGAGGTTCTTGACCCCCTCGATGCCCTCTTCGCCGGCGAGGACGGAGGGCAGGAAGCGCTGGTTGAGAAGCGTTCCGCCCGTCTTGACCTGGTCGAGCTTCGCAAGCGACTTGACGACCGCCGTCGGGCCGTGGCGGTCCGCGCCGTGGCTCGGCGACGTGCCGTCGGATTCCGGCATTCCGCTGAAGCGTCCGTTCGGCGTCGCTCCGAGCTTCTGCCCGAAGTAGTTGTGGCAAGTCGTGCTGAGGCCGTTCAGATGGTATGTCGGGCCGAGTATGCTGTTCCTGCCGTCGATGGTCTCAAAGAGGCTGTCGAACACCTTTCTCGTGATATTGTCGGCGTAATCGTCGTCGTTGCCGAAGAAGGGCGTCTTGTTCCACATCGTGAGGCGCATCTCCTCGTAGCCTTCCCAGTTGGCTTTCAGCGCGTCGACGACCTGCTGCAGCGTGTATCTGCATTCCTCGTAGACGTGCTTCTTGAGCGCGGAGAGGCTGTCGGTGACCGTGCCGAAGCCGCAGCACTGGATGTAGTCGCTGTTGTAGCGCGGCCCGCCGTTGTAGTAGTCTTTGCCCTTCTCGATGCAGTCACGTACGACGCAGGAGAGGTACGGCGCCGCCATATGCTGCACGTACTGCGAGCGCAGGTAGTTGTCGACGCCGATCTTCGTGTCGACAGCGTGGCGGATCTGTTTCTCGAAAGCCGCGTAGAGGTCGTCGAAGGTCTTGAACTCCGAAAGTTCGCCGCTCTTGATGCTGACCTGTTCGCCGGTCAGCATGTCGACGCCGTTGGTCAGCGCGTATTCAAGGAGCTTCGGAACGTTGAGGTAGCCGTGCAGCAGGTAGGCCTCTTTGCCGGAGCATCCGGTCTCGACGCAGCCGCTGACGCCCCCTTCGCGCGCGTCTTCGAGCGCCTTGCCGACGCGCATCTGTTCCTGTATGACGAGGTCGCAGTTGAACATCGACGGGTAGCCCATGCCGTTGCGGAAGACGCGGGCCGCGGCGCGGATTACATTGTCGGGCGTGCGCTCGCTGACTTGGATGTTGCACTGCGGCTGAAGCAGGCGAAGCTCGTCGAGTATCTCAAGGATGATGTAGGTGATCTCGCTGGAGCCGTCGGAGCCGTCCCTCTTGAGGCCGCCGAGGTTGATGTTGGTGAAGTCGTTGTAGGTGCCGCTTTCCTTCGCCGTCACTCCGACCTTCGGGGGCGCCGGCGTGTTATTCACCTTGATCCAGAAGCAGGAGAGAAGCTCCTTCGCCTTGTCGCGCGTAAGCGTTCCGTCGGCGAGCCCCTTCTCATAGAAGGGGGCGAGATGCTGGTCGAGATGCCCCGGGCTCATGGCGTCCCAGCCGTTGAGCTCTGTGATGGTCCCGAGGTGTACGAACCAGTACATCTGTATGGCTTCCCAGAAGCTGCGAGGAGCGTGCGCCGGAACGCGGCGGCAGACTTCGGCTATCTGCAGGAGCTCGGCCTTGCGCGTCTCGTCCCTCTCTTCGGCGGCCATCTTCTCTGCGAGGGCGGCGTGGCGCTCGGCGAAGATGATGACGGCGTCGCAGGAGATATCCATGCCCTGAAGCTCTTCGTCCTTCGACGTCGCTTCCGGGTCGTTGATGAAGTCGAGCTTCGCGCGGGCTTCCGCGATCTCTTTCTTCATATCGAGCGCGCCGTGCTGATAGATGTAGCCGTCCAGCGAGGTGTGGCCAAGAGCGCGCTGCTCGCCGAATTCCGTGAAGGTGCCGGCCTTGTAGAGCAGGTTCCACGCTTCGGGCATGCGCTCAAAGAGGCGGTCCCTCATGCAGCGGCCGCGCCAGTAGGGTTCGACGAATTTTTCATAGGCGTCCATATCCTTCGGGTCCACCGTGTAGTTCTGCTGCTC is a genomic window of Synergistes jonesii containing:
- the aepX gene encoding phosphoenolpyruvate mutase, producing the protein MKALILNSGAGRRMGPLSGERPKCMTEISPTESIIARQLRQLSECGVEEAVITTGPFAAALEGYCRALGLPLRLTFVHNPRWAETNYIYSIYCARERLRGEGILLMHGDLVFEESVLEEALAAKTSVMAVSSALPPPQKDFKAVIREGRVARVGVDLFDGAVTAQPLYKLLEDDWKTWLGGIAEFCEAGRTDCYAEEALNEAADRCRIMPLDFGGALCAEIDTPQDLAAVSARLKEIEERLVYMCFSTDVVHSGHIAIMRRARRLGRLVVGVLSDEAVASYKRFPLVPFEERRALFENIAGVSRVVEQKSLSYADILRELRPAVVVHGDDWREGAQRPIRAEVLAILAEQGGKLVEFPYTKDAKLNQIEARFREKLSLPDVRRARLRRLLSLKPLVTAIEAHNGITGLIAEKTVVCQEGRARQFDAMWLSSLCDSTAKGKPDIELVDMSSRLRTADEIMEVTTKPMILDGDTGGLVEHFVYNVRTLERMGVSAVIIEDKTGLKKNSLFGVEAKQTQDSPENFAAKIRAGKEAQKTRDFMIIARIESLILEKGVGDALLRARAYTGAGADGIMIHSRKKDPTEIFAFVEKFRAFDKSTPIVVVPTSFSSVTEEEFARRGINIVIYANQLTRSAFPAMQKAARTILERRRALEADELCMPIKDILTLIPEE
- a CDS encoding phosphonoacetaldehyde reductase, with the translated sequence MTQELITGAGSRRLAAAALARRGARRCFAVASDRAASGWLERSLRGAGLDFVRFSGFSANPRYEDIVAATRLFRKSGCDSVMAVGGGSAIDTAKCVKLFCRMDASQNYLEQPYEDTGAPLAAVPTTAGSGSEATSFAVIYAGGEKRSVAHDSLLPDIAALDPQTLATLPLYQKKCTLLDALCHAVEAWWSVNSTEESVEYSRSALSGITSHMDDYFEGEPGAAEAVMFAANAAGRAINIAKTTAAHAMCYKLTSSFALPHGHAVALCLPRAWRYILEHPERTTDIRGAAHLAEALRGIALCIGARSAEEGPTRFEALLDELCIAAPSGAEWDVSRLAAFVDPARLKNFPVSIGEKELAELYRQMTVRGK
- the aepY gene encoding phosphonopyruvate decarboxylase, producing the protein MKLDFLGAYDFFAGVPDSQLKQLCGLLMDRYGISPRHIVAANEGNAVALAAGHYLATGRVPVVYLQNSGVGNIVNPVLSLLSDRVYGIPCIFFIGWRGEPGVRDEPQHMFQGEVTLNLLADIGIEAFVVGRETTKEEIEGQMRRFAPLLADGRSVAFVVRKDALDYEARWSCGNAFTMKREEIVRAVVEAAEEGVIVSTTGKTSRELFEIREKRGEGHGRDFLTVGSMGHSSSIALGIALAKPRMRVWCLDGDGAALMHMGAMAVIGANSPANLVHVVINNASHESVGGIPTVAGKINLLKVADGCGYPSRFSASSREELDDALSEARNARELCFIEARAAIGARPDLGRPTTTPQENRKKFMEYLSGKD
- the glgC gene encoding glucose-1-phosphate adenylyltransferase; its protein translation is MIHGKYGRVLGMVLAGGKGERLMPLTRYRAKPAVPFAAKYRIIDFALSNMVNSGLFSIYCLIQFKSQSLHEHIGKGWQFGSALRGRDFFVNVVPAQMWDGERWYEGTADAVFQNMHLVTLFNADRVCVFAADHVYKMDVEQMLAYHMDNKADVTVAAYVVPSSEASQFGCIATDESGRITDFVEKPAIPPEIPGRPGFSFVSMGNYIFEREILGESVLSDNERKESTHDFGRDILPKLFSDYKLMAYDFSTNVLPGGDKPYWKDVGSIKAYWEAHMDLLLHPSALSLYNQMWPIRTVSYSDPPCFTYPANDHSCSVDACMCAEASRVLGAYVRKSVLSRNCVINSGSVVEESIIGQNVTIGSNCRLHRVIVDSHNIIPDGTSIGYDHAADAELYHVDPTSGVVVVGMPSIDLRQKMQIPGSYEIFSTDGSGF
- the hypD gene encoding trans-4-hydroxy-L-proline dehydratase translates to MNERVKRLRDASFNTHATISIERGLLETEFYREHEGKMPMPVLRAANFKNLCEKKEIYIGPDELIVGERGPKPKAVSTFPELTCHTRQDFEILTTREQQNYTVDPKDMDAYEKFVEPYWRGRCMRDRLFERMPEAWNLLYKAGTFTEFGEQRALGHTSLDGYIYQHGALDMKKEIAEARAKLDFINDPEATSKDEELQGMDISCDAVIIFAERHAALAEKMAAEERDETRKAELLQIAEVCRRVPAHAPRSFWEAIQMYWFVHLGTITELNGWDAMSPGHLDQHLAPFYEKGLADGTLTRDKAKELLSCFWIKVNNTPAPPKVGVTAKESGTYNDFTNINLGGLKRDGSDGSSEITYIILEILDELRLLQPQCNIQVSERTPDNVIRAAARVFRNGMGYPSMFNCDLVIQEQMRVGKALEDAREGGVSGCVETGCSGKEAYLLHGYLNVPKLLEYALTNGVDMLTGEQVSIKSGELSEFKTFDDLYAAFEKQIRHAVDTKIGVDNYLRSQYVQHMAAPYLSCVVRDCIEKGKDYYNGGPRYNSDYIQCCGFGTVTDSLSALKKHVYEECRYTLQQVVDALKANWEGYEEMRLTMWNKTPFFGNDDDYADNITRKVFDSLFETIDGRNSILGPTYHLNGLSTTCHNYFGQKLGATPNGRFSGMPESDGTSPSHGADRHGPTAVVKSLAKLDQVKTGGTLLNQRFLPSVLAGEEGIEGVKNLIRSYFKLGGHHIQFNVVDEATLRDAQAHPEDYRGLLVRVAGYSDYFVDLDNYQQEEIIARNAQETF